Within the Pseudomonadota bacterium genome, the region ACGGGCGCAGCCGGCGGGGCCGGAGCTGGCGCCGGAGCCGGCGGGGCCGGAGCTGGCGCCGGAGCCGGCGGGGCCGGAGCCGGCGGGGCCGCAGGCTTCGGTACCGACGACGACAAGCTGAAGGCCCGAGCCCTATGGGAACGCATGAAGAGCGACAGCTACCAGGACACCTGGGCGCCCTATCCCGGGATGGGCGATCCTGCTGATGGCGGTCGGCCCAAGCGCGTCCCGGACAGCGTGACGGCCCACCCGGATCCGGTCACGCACGTGCGCATTTTTCTCAACGACGTTGCGGACAGCAACCCCGAGCAGCTCGCCGACGGCGCGATCATCGCCAAGGAGAATTACACGGCGGATGACCCCAACATGTTTGATTCCATCACGGTGATGCAGAAGCTCAAGGACTACGATCCCGACAACAACGATTGGTTCTGGGCCAAGTTCGATCCCATGGGCGATTTGTTGATGAACGCTGCCGGAGTGGCGCTCGCAGGCAAGATAGGCAAGGGCGGCACCATGGGCTGCATACCCTGCCATCGAAGCACCGACGCAACAGGCAGCATGAACACAGGCGATCTCGTGGTCATCAACAACGAGCCCCTGCCGTTCGGCAACATGGCGGAGCGCGACGCCGCGGAGGCGCTCTGGACCGAAATGACACAAGGGGGCGGCTACACGCAAGCGCCATGGATGCCCTTCCCCGGCAAGCCCGGCTTTCAGGCCAGCGCCGCACCGCACGGCGCGTTCGTCAAGCTGTTTCTGAACGCCGAAGCCCTGAAGCGCCCCTTTGCGCCCGGGGACAATGCCATCGTCGTCAAGGAGAACTACACCGCCCAAATGGACACGGCGCTCGACTCGGTCACCGTCATGAAGAAGATGGCCGGCTACGACCCGGAAACGCAGGACTGGTTCTGGGCCAAGTACAGTCCGTCCGGCGCCATCCTGCGCAACCCGGCCGGGATTCCTTTGGCAGGCAAGATCGGCAAGGGTGGCAGCGCCGGCTGCGTGCCGTGCCATTCGGGTGCCGGCGACGGCGATTACTTCTTCACCAACGACGCCATCTTCATGGGCACGAACGTGCAGTGGACCGATGTGGCCATGGCCGACGGGCTGTGGTCCACGGACATGGCGAACTACCGCACGGCGTTTCCGCGCTGGCTCGGCCCGCCTGCGATGGCCGACTTCATGAACAGCCAGGCGCCTCACGGAACCTTTGTGCGGCTCTTTGTGAACGACGCTGCCAATACGAGCATCGCCGCACCTGCCAACGGTTCCATCATCGTCAAGGAGAACTTCTCGGCAGCGATGGAATCGGCGCTCGGAGCCATCACGGTCATGAAGAAGGTCCAGGGCTACGACCCAAGCGCAGGCGACTGGTTCTGGGCCAAGTACCTGCCGGACGGCAATCCCGAGTACGACCCAGCCACGGGCTCGCCCCGCATCGGCCGCTTCCCCGGCTGCATTGCCTGCCACGCGGGGGCTCCGCCGGCAGGGGCCACCGACTACGTGTTTCTGAACTGACCTGCCGTATTCAAGCCGACCGGTGCTCCAGGCCTTGATCGGCCGGCTGCTCCGAGACCATGAGGTGGCGAATACCCAAGCCTTCCTCTTCGAGGATGACCTGGCGACCCTCGCGCGTGTCCAGGCGAACGACGATGGGTGCTGCGAGGTTCACGCTTACAGGAGATCCATCCGCGGGGGCAGTCACCACGGCTGCCACGGCGAGCTCGCCTGCTCCGCAGCCGGCAGCCTTGCGCGCGGCTTCCACGGGGTAGTCGGGCCAGACCTCGATCGCATCCACGACGAGCAGCGACACCGTGGGATCGCGCTCGGAGACCAGCGCGCGGCAGTTGGTTCGCTCCGAGACTTCGCATAGAAAGAACCGCTTGTGCTCGTGCATGCCAAACAGCCCGTCAGGGAATACCAGGGCCTGCTCGCTCACGACCTCGCCCTCGAGCTGGCTCGAAAGCGCGCGGCGGTTTTCCTGCTCGATCCGCTCGACCAGCTCGGCCCGGTAGATGGGCATTTGGCGCGGCGCCCGAATGCCGAGACGCACGCGGTTACCGGCCACGCTGAGCACCGTGACCTCGATGTCTGAACCTATGGTGATGCGCTCGCCCTTGCGGCGCGTCAGGCTCAGCATGAGCTAGTCTCCGCCGACCAGGCCGGGCAGCGGTAGTCTGCTCGCGACCGCCACGGCGACCTGCAGGGCTTGCTCGGCCTTGGCAAGCTGCGAAAACGCCTGCATCACGTCGGCTTCGGTCAGCTCGGCACGCTCTGCGACCGATCGATCGTGCACTCGCTCCAGCGCGGCGCGCGCCCCCTCGAACAGGTTCACCGAGTTGCCGAGCTCGCCGCGAGCCTGCTGAACCTGATCGTGTCCGGCCTCGAGCCGATCGAGGGTAGCCTGGACCCCGCCAACGTCGTCGCCCTCGAGGGCGGCACGCAGGTCCTGCATCACCTGCATGATGTCGGTCCCGGAGCCGATGCCGAACACGCGAGCCCCTGACACGCCCTCGGCGATGCGCAGCCCGGTGGAGACCTCGAGCTCGCGCACGTTGCCGTCGCCGCTGTAGGTCCCGGCAGCGTCGAACGGAGGAGCGTCGTCGTTGTAGCCGGCAAAGACGTAGCCCGAGCTCGACTTGGTGTTGCCGAGCGAGATCAAGGCATCGCGCAAGGTGGCGACCTCGCGCGCGATCATGGCGCGGTTGTCGGCGTTTGCGGTTTCGGTGGCTCCCATTACCGCCAGCTCACGTGCGCGCGCAAGGATGCCGGAGGCCTCGTTCAGCGCCGAGTCGGCTACCTGCAGCCGGCTCAGTCCCGTGGTGACCGAGCGCGACAGGAGCTTGGCTCGGGAGGCTTCGCGCGTTGTTCGTCGCCCGAGCGCGGAGGCCAGCGGATCATCGGAGGGTTGGTTGACGCGCAAGCCCGTGGATACGCGCTCGAAGGCTTCGGCCGTCCGCTCGCGTGAACGGGAAAGCCGCTGCTCCACCAGTCGATTGATCACGGAATCAGAAACGCGCATGGCTTACCTCTTCAAGGTCATCAGCTCACCGAGCATCTCGTCGGCGAGCTGCACGACCCGTATCGATGCCTGATAGGCACGCTGGAAACGGCTCAACGAGATCATTTCCTCATCGAGCGAGACCCCGCTGAGGCTTTCCCGGAGCTGCGCCAGCTGCTCGTGCGAAGCCTCGCCGGCTTCGAGATCGTTGCGCGCCACCGAGACCTCTGTGCCCGCCGTAGCAATCAGAGCCGAGAGTGCCGTTGCAGCGGTGGCGGTGCCGCCTGCGGCAAAGGACACATCGGCCAGGTCCTGCAGCGCCAGGGCATTGCGGTTGTCACCGGGCAGTGCGGCTCGGTCCCGGGCCGCGGCAACGCGCTCGGGCTGGCCTGCCACGTCGGCTGCGACCTGCAGGCTCGAGGCCGCATCCGCAGCCGCGGCCAGGGGCTCGAACAGGTTGCGGTTGCCGGCCGCGTCCAGCCCAACGCCAGCGCGATGGGTGGTGTTGTAGTTTTCGGCGATGTCGAATGCCAGCTGATCCAACGCCGCTCTGGCGCGGCCGAGCGCGCCATCGCGGGCTTGGATCACACCGCCGATGGAGCCGCCATCCACCAGCGCGCTGACATCCATGCCAGCGCCCGCGGCCACGCGGAAGATGCGCACATCACCCGTCGTCGCGTCGGTCCGCGCCTCCAGGGCGTGCAGCTCGCCGTCCGAGGTCACGAGCGGCATCGAGCCCGAAAGCAGCACCGAGATGCTGGCGCCGCTGCCTTCGATGACCTTGACGGGAACGAAGTCGGCGACTTCGCGCAGCAGCTGGTCGCGGCGATCCCGCAGGTCGCTCGCTTCTTCGCCGCCCACCTCGACCCGGCCGATCTGCTTGCCCAGGTCACCGATCTGGCGCAGCTTCTCGTTGACCTGATCGATCTCGAGCTGGATTCTGCTATTGGCGTCGTCGCGCGCGGTCGAGAGCGCCTGGGCGGCATCCCCGAAAGCCCTGCCTAGCTGCCCGGCGCGAGATAGCACCTCCTGGCGCGCGGCGTTTTCGCTCGGGAAGGCAGCCAGCTGCACCAGGCTCTCCTCGAATGCGTCCATCGCCCTGCCAAGACCACCGGCACTTTCCTGCAGCACCTGGTCGAGCACGCTCAGGGTACGCGTGCGAGCCGATGCGCTTCCAAGCTGCGTGCGCGCGTCGAGCAGGCGCTTTTCGACGAAACCGTCCACGATGCGGCGCGACCCGGCGGCGCGCACACCCGCCCCGCCCCGGGGCGGCGGCGGCAGTGCTTCGAGCCGCGCGCTGCGTCGCGAGTAGCCTTCGGTGGCCACGTTGGAGGCGTTGTGCGAAGCCACGTTCAGCCCCAGCGTGTTTGCCTGCAGGCCTGAGCGGCCAACCCCCAGCAGCCCGAACAACGACATCAGGCCGCTCCTCGAGAACGGCCGCGTGCCCCGGCGGGCGTGTCCTCGCGCGCGCCACGGGGTGTGTAGGCATCGGTTTCGGGCAGCGTCAGCGCGCGCAAGACACCGACCAAGTGACGCATGAGCTGCAGGTTCGCCCGCGCCTTCGCCGCCAGCTCGGGGAGCACGGTTGCGTCAAAACCGTGCCCGCGCAGCTCATCGACCAGCTCGCGCTTGTCCTTCTGAAGCGCCAGCAGCGCATCCAGGTCGGCGGCTACCGCGGCGTTGCGCTCCGCCTCGAGCAGGCTTCGAAAGCGTTGGATCTCGCGAGAGTCGCCGCGTGCACGATCATCCATCAGGCCTCCCCGAGCTCGCGCTCCTCCTGCAACATCCTCTCGGCGATGCGTTGATGGTCGACCTTGAAGCTGCCATCCAGTATGGCCCGCCGGAGCTTGTCGATGCGCTCGAGGTCGGGTTGCTCCGGCTCGCGCGCCTTGGACAGGGCGGCCGCCGCCGGCGAGAACCGCACCCGGTCGGTCTTGGCCGGCGGCGCGGCTTTGTTGCGCTCGGCCGGGGCCCTGTCGCCCTTCGGCGGCTTGAGCGGATTTGCACTGTTGGGACCTGTGATCTTCATGCGACTGCTCCCAACAATGACTTCGGGCGATGGATCCGTTTTCTTGAGCATTAGCCGTCCATTCGTGACGCGCCCGCCCCGGAGGTCAGGAGCTGCTCCCGGCCCTGCTTGCGCGCCATGTCATTAAGTTCAATAATTTCAATGCGATCCAGATCGCGTCTCGCTGACGGCCCCGATGGCCCCGGCGCGCGGGTCCAGGTTCTACGCAAAAGGCGCTGCGCCCCGTCGGGGCGCGCTTCCCACCCGTCGAACGTGACCTTCCATAATTCCCCATTTTTCCTGTAATCCGTTGAGTGGACCCGCTCCACGACCGCCATGTGTCCGGGGCGCCCGGCC harbors:
- the flgK gene encoding flagellar hook-associated protein FlgK, translating into MSLFGLLGVGRSGLQANTLGLNVASHNASNVATEGYSRRSARLEALPPPPRGGAGVRAAGSRRIVDGFVEKRLLDARTQLGSASARTRTLSVLDQVLQESAGGLGRAMDAFEESLVQLAAFPSENAARQEVLSRAGQLGRAFGDAAQALSTARDDANSRIQLEIDQVNEKLRQIGDLGKQIGRVEVGGEEASDLRDRRDQLLREVADFVPVKVIEGSGASISVLLSGSMPLVTSDGELHALEARTDATTGDVRIFRVAAGAGMDVSALVDGGSIGGVIQARDGALGRARAALDQLAFDIAENYNTTHRAGVGLDAAGNRNLFEPLAAAADAASSLQVAADVAGQPERVAAARDRAALPGDNRNALALQDLADVSFAAGGTATAATALSALIATAGTEVSVARNDLEAGEASHEQLAQLRESLSGVSLDEEMISLSRFQRAYQASIRVVQLADEMLGELMTLKR
- the flgL gene encoding flagellar hook-associated protein FlgL — encoded protein: MRVSDSVINRLVEQRLSRSRERTAEAFERVSTGLRVNQPSDDPLASALGRRTTREASRAKLLSRSVTTGLSRLQVADSALNEASGILARARELAVMGATETANADNRAMIAREVATLRDALISLGNTKSSSGYVFAGYNDDAPPFDAAGTYSGDGNVRELEVSTGLRIAEGVSGARVFGIGSGTDIMQVMQDLRAALEGDDVGGVQATLDRLEAGHDQVQQARGELGNSVNLFEGARAALERVHDRSVAERAELTEADVMQAFSQLAKAEQALQVAVAVASRLPLPGLVGGD
- the flgM gene encoding flagellar biosynthesis anti-sigma factor FlgM gives rise to the protein MKITGPNSANPLKPPKGDRAPAERNKAAPPAKTDRVRFSPAAAALSKAREPEQPDLERIDKLRRAILDGSFKVDHQRIAERMLQEERELGEA
- a CDS encoding flagellar assembly protein FliW — protein: MHEHKRFFLCEVSERTNCRALVSERDPTVSLLVVDAIEVWPDYPVEAARKAAGCGAGELAVAAVVTAPADGSPVSVNLAAPIVVRLDTREGRQVILEEEGLGIRHLMVSEQPADQGLEHRSA